The following proteins come from a genomic window of Achromobacter sp. AONIH1:
- a CDS encoding oxaloacetate decarboxylase: MNTLSKQLAQGPVLAPGVYDALSALAAEQAGFQALYLSGASIAYTRLGRSDVGLTTYSEVEDTLARIAERVRARIIVDADTGFGNALNVQRTVRGLERAGAAMIQLEDQTFPKRCGHLDGKSVVPAAEMCGKLRAAVDARQSRETLILARTDALASEGLDAALERAERYLEAGADALFIEALRSGEQMRAACGRFAGRAPLLANMVEGGKTPVQGAQELAALGFGIVIFPGGTARAVAHTLAGYYGSLRQHGSTTPWRDRMLDFDGLNAMIGTPELLAAGKRYEA, encoded by the coding sequence ATGAACACCTTGAGTAAGCAGCTGGCCCAGGGCCCGGTCCTCGCGCCCGGCGTGTACGACGCCTTGTCGGCGCTGGCCGCCGAGCAGGCCGGTTTCCAGGCCCTGTACCTGTCCGGCGCGTCCATCGCCTATACGCGGCTGGGCCGTTCCGACGTGGGCCTGACCACGTACAGCGAGGTCGAGGACACGCTGGCGCGCATCGCCGAACGGGTCCGGGCGCGCATCATCGTCGACGCCGACACCGGTTTCGGCAATGCACTGAACGTGCAGCGCACCGTGCGCGGCCTGGAGCGGGCCGGCGCGGCCATGATCCAGCTGGAGGACCAGACCTTTCCCAAGCGCTGCGGCCACCTGGACGGCAAGTCCGTGGTGCCGGCCGCCGAGATGTGCGGCAAGCTGCGCGCCGCCGTGGACGCGCGCCAATCGCGCGAGACTCTGATCCTGGCGCGTACCGACGCGCTGGCCTCGGAAGGGCTGGACGCGGCGCTGGAACGGGCCGAGCGCTATCTGGAAGCCGGCGCGGACGCCTTGTTCATCGAGGCCCTGCGCAGCGGCGAGCAGATGCGGGCGGCCTGCGGACGCTTCGCCGGCCGCGCGCCGCTGCTGGCCAACATGGTCGAGGGCGGCAAGACGCCGGTGCAGGGCGCGCAGGAGCTGGCCGCGCTGGGATTCGGCATCGTCATCTTTCCGGGCGGCACGGCGCGCGCGGTGGCCCACACGCTGGCGGGCTACTACGGCAGCCTGCGCCAGCACGGCAGCACGACGCCCTGGCGCGACCGCATGCTGGACTTCGACGGCCTGAACGCGATGATCGGCACGCCGGAACTGCTGGCGGCGGGCAAGCGCTACGAGGCTTGA
- the mnmH gene encoding tRNA 2-selenouridine(34) synthase MnmH, which translates to MRADTSNYRDLFLDNVPMMDARAPVEFAKGAFPGVVNLPLMTDEERELVGICYKQRGQQAAIELGHRLVGGAVKAARLDAWAAFAKAHPDGYLYCFRGGLRSQIVQQWLRDEAGIAYPRVTGGYKAMRGFLLDTLDRAIAECDFLVLGGMTGTGKTEVLRRLDDALDLEGHANHRGSSFGKRVSGQPTQINFDNALAIDILRKRAAGHARFVVEDEGQAVGSCSLPPALYQGMQRHGLVWLEDSLENRKQRILRDYVIDLGAEFVAAHGAEQGQALFAQRLRQSLDNIARRLGGERHKRLAAIMDEALRGQALGLGVAGHLGWIEGLLSEYYDPMYVYQRQQKASRIVFAGDQAAVTQYLAQQAAAPARR; encoded by the coding sequence ATGCGCGCAGACACCAGCAACTACCGCGATCTCTTCCTCGACAACGTGCCCATGATGGACGCCCGCGCGCCCGTCGAGTTCGCCAAGGGCGCGTTTCCCGGCGTGGTGAATCTGCCGCTGATGACCGACGAAGAGCGCGAGCTGGTCGGCATCTGCTACAAGCAGCGCGGCCAGCAGGCCGCCATCGAGCTGGGGCACCGGCTGGTCGGCGGCGCCGTCAAGGCGGCCCGTCTCGACGCCTGGGCCGCGTTCGCGAAGGCGCATCCGGACGGCTACCTGTATTGCTTCCGGGGCGGCCTGCGTTCGCAGATCGTGCAGCAATGGCTGCGCGACGAGGCCGGCATCGCCTATCCGCGCGTGACCGGCGGCTACAAGGCCATGCGCGGCTTCCTGCTGGACACGCTGGACCGGGCCATCGCCGAATGCGATTTCCTGGTGCTGGGCGGCATGACCGGCACCGGCAAGACCGAGGTGCTGCGCCGGCTGGACGATGCGCTGGACCTGGAAGGGCACGCCAATCATCGCGGCTCCAGCTTCGGCAAGCGCGTGAGCGGCCAGCCCACGCAGATCAATTTCGACAATGCGCTGGCGATCGACATCCTGAGAAAACGCGCCGCCGGACACGCGCGCTTCGTGGTCGAGGACGAAGGCCAGGCCGTGGGCAGCTGCAGCCTGCCGCCCGCGCTGTACCAGGGCATGCAGCGCCATGGCCTGGTGTGGCTGGAGGACAGCCTGGAGAATCGCAAGCAGCGCATCCTGCGCGACTACGTGATCGACCTGGGCGCCGAGTTCGTGGCGGCCCACGGCGCCGAGCAGGGCCAGGCCCTGTTCGCGCAACGCCTGCGCCAGAGCCTGGACAACATCGCCAGGCGACTGGGCGGCGAGCGCCACAAGCGCCTGGCGGCCATCATGGACGAGGCGCTGCGCGGCCAGGCGCTGGGCCTGGGCGTGGCTGGTCACCTGGGCTGGATCGAGGGCCTGCTGTCGGAATACTACGATCCCATGTATGTCTACCAGCGCCAGCAGAAGGCCTCGCGCATCGTGTTCGCGGGGGACCAGGCGGCGGTGACGCAGTACCTGGCGCAACAGGCCGCGGCGCCGGCACGGCGATGA
- a CDS encoding universal stress protein — protein sequence MYQRILVPVDGSPTSDRGLQEAIRLARLTHGELRLIHVIDELSFALGIDSYGYYAGELLDLLRKDGAAILQHAADTAREHGVTVDSVLYENLEKTVQQRVIAEAEMWKADLIVIGTHGRRGVSRLVLGSSAENILRSAPVPVLLVRSSDHAA from the coding sequence ATGTACCAACGCATTCTCGTACCCGTCGACGGCAGCCCCACGTCCGACCGCGGCCTGCAGGAAGCCATCCGCCTGGCCCGGCTCACGCATGGCGAGCTGCGTCTGATCCATGTGATCGACGAACTCTCGTTCGCCCTGGGCATAGACAGCTATGGCTACTATGCCGGCGAGCTGCTGGACCTGCTGCGCAAGGACGGCGCGGCGATCCTCCAGCACGCCGCCGACACGGCGCGCGAGCACGGCGTCACCGTGGACAGCGTGCTTTATGAAAACCTGGAGAAAACGGTGCAGCAGCGCGTCATCGCCGAAGCCGAAATGTGGAAGGCCGATCTCATCGTGATCGGCACGCACGGCCGGCGAGGCGTCAGCCGCCTGGTGCTGGGCAGCAGCGCCGAGAACATCCTGCGCAGCGCGCCCGTTCCCGTGCTGCTGGTGCGTTCGTCGGACCACGCCGCCTGA
- a CDS encoding MgtC/SapB family protein: MQSPLPFAVALGIGLLIGVERERRKRTGLSRPAAGIRSFALASLLGAVSVHLGGPVLLGLAEVGLALLLLTRAPDAGQGMATRAALLLTLALGGLCLHDPALASGLAVAVAILLAARSRLHRFVRTVLSRNELVDALILAAGALVVLPLLPDTYLGPFDALNPRTLWKFTLLVMTISAGGHVALRLFGPRIGLPLAGFASGFISSTLTVGTMGQRVAAEPLLMGPAVAGAVLSSVSTLVLMATVLAAISPAALQALALPLACSGAAALAYALLLLFKAMRQKTTAPIQAGRPFTLQAALTLALVAAAALIAAAALDAWLGPRGITVAAVLGGLVDTHAAAASVAALAAADRIDPAQTVVPVLAALSANAASKAVYAVISGGRRYAVQVIPGLLLMIAAAWAGYAAV; the protein is encoded by the coding sequence ATGCAGAGTCCACTTCCATTCGCCGTCGCGCTGGGCATCGGCCTGCTGATCGGCGTGGAGCGCGAGCGGCGCAAGCGGACAGGATTGTCGCGCCCGGCCGCGGGCATACGCAGTTTCGCGCTGGCCTCGCTGCTGGGCGCGGTCTCCGTGCACCTGGGCGGGCCGGTGCTGCTGGGGCTGGCGGAGGTGGGGTTGGCCCTGCTGCTGCTGACCCGGGCGCCGGACGCGGGCCAGGGCATGGCCACGCGGGCCGCCTTGCTGCTGACGCTGGCGCTGGGCGGACTCTGCCTGCACGACCCGGCGCTGGCCTCCGGCCTGGCCGTCGCGGTCGCGATCCTGCTGGCGGCGCGATCCCGCCTGCACCGCTTCGTGCGCACGGTGCTGAGCCGCAACGAGCTGGTCGACGCGCTGATCCTGGCCGCGGGCGCGCTGGTCGTGCTGCCCCTGTTGCCAGACACGTACCTGGGGCCGTTCGACGCGCTGAATCCGCGCACCCTGTGGAAGTTCACGCTGCTGGTCATGACGATCAGCGCGGGTGGCCATGTGGCGCTGCGGCTGTTCGGGCCGCGCATCGGACTGCCGCTGGCCGGTTTCGCGTCCGGCTTCATTTCCAGCACGCTCACCGTCGGCACCATGGGCCAGCGCGTCGCCGCCGAGCCCCTGCTGATGGGGCCGGCGGTGGCGGGCGCGGTCCTGTCGTCGGTGTCCACGCTGGTGCTGATGGCCACCGTGCTGGCGGCGATCAGTCCCGCGGCCTTGCAGGCCCTGGCGCTGCCGCTGGCGTGCAGCGGGGCGGCCGCGCTGGCCTATGCCTTGCTGCTGCTGTTCAAGGCGATGCGGCAGAAGACGACCGCGCCGATCCAGGCCGGACGGCCCTTCACCTTGCAGGCGGCGCTGACGCTGGCGCTGGTGGCGGCGGCGGCCCTGATCGCGGCGGCGGCGCTGGACGCCTGGCTGGGGCCGCGCGGGATCACGGTGGCGGCGGTGCTGGGCGGCCTGGTCGACACGCACGCGGCGGCGGCGTCGGTGGCCGCGCTGGCGGCGGCGGACAGGATCGACCCGGCGCAGACGGTGGTGCCGGTGCTGGCGGCGCTGTCGGCCAACGCGGCTAGCAAGGCGGTGTACGCGGTGATCAGCGGCGGCCGCCGCTACGCGGTCCAGGTGATTCCCGGGCTGTTGCTGATGATCGCCGCCGCCTGGGCGGGCTACGCGGCGGTTTGA
- a CDS encoding helix-turn-helix domain-containing protein — MDMPTSALPIAAPTGAPLGRHECESCPMARVCHPACAEPAMAQGERGRRLLRRGEALFRAGDALQYLYQLRAGSLKIRVTNHAGLEQITAFPASGALLGLDAIESGFHACDAIALEDSLLCALPYAQLVANCGLDPLAARQFHRLIAHDINHCQRLLLTLGRMSTDERIASFLVETSEQMAAHGYSAREFILKMTREDIANYLGMEIETVSRVFSRLQAASLLQVSKRHLKLPDIDALRRMSSG; from the coding sequence ATGGACATGCCCACATCCGCCCTGCCGATCGCCGCGCCCACGGGCGCCCCGCTGGGACGCCACGAGTGCGAATCCTGTCCCATGGCGCGCGTCTGCCATCCGGCCTGCGCCGAGCCCGCCATGGCGCAGGGCGAGCGCGGCCGGCGCCTGCTGCGGCGCGGCGAGGCCCTGTTTCGCGCCGGCGACGCCCTGCAGTATCTGTATCAGTTGCGCGCCGGCTCCCTGAAGATCCGCGTCACCAATCACGCCGGGCTGGAACAGATCACCGCGTTTCCGGCCTCTGGCGCCCTGCTCGGGCTCGACGCCATCGAAAGCGGCTTCCATGCCTGCGACGCCATCGCGCTGGAAGATTCCCTGCTATGCGCCCTGCCCTATGCCCAGCTGGTCGCCAACTGCGGACTGGACCCGCTGGCCGCGCGCCAGTTCCACCGCCTGATCGCGCACGACATCAACCATTGCCAGCGACTGTTGCTGACGCTGGGCCGCATGAGCACCGACGAGCGCATCGCCAGCTTCCTGGTCGAGACCTCCGAGCAGATGGCCGCGCATGGCTATTCCGCGCGCGAGTTCATCCTGAAAATGACGCGCGAGGACATCGCCAACTACCTGGGCATGGAGATCGAGACGGTGAGCCGGGTGTTCTCGCGGCTGCAGGCCGCCTCCCTGCTGCAGGTCAGCAAGCGCCACCTGAAACTGCCCGACATCGACGCGCTGCGCCGCATGAGCAGCGGCTGA
- a CDS encoding response regulator transcription factor, with the protein MIAVLLADDHTLVREGLCRLLERAGGIAVQGQASNGGEALRLLAQRPWDLLVLDMSMPGRDGVDLIRQIRRDHPAVPILVLTMHGEQQYAVQAIKAGAAGYLTKDCAAAQLEQAVRKVAAGGRYLSPSIAESIAFERHGDSNAEPHLLLSDRESAVFRHLARGLKNADIGKLLCLSVKTISTYKSRILVKMRLRNQADLIRYALKHRLIDADDDAGN; encoded by the coding sequence ATGATCGCGGTCCTGCTGGCGGACGACCACACGCTGGTGCGTGAAGGCCTGTGCCGACTGCTGGAGCGGGCCGGCGGCATCGCGGTGCAGGGCCAGGCCAGCAACGGCGGCGAGGCGCTGCGCCTGCTGGCCCAGCGCCCCTGGGACCTGCTGGTGCTGGACATGTCGATGCCGGGCCGCGACGGCGTGGACCTGATCCGCCAGATCCGGCGCGACCATCCCGCGGTGCCGATCCTGGTGCTGACCATGCACGGCGAACAGCAATACGCCGTGCAGGCCATCAAGGCCGGCGCCGCCGGCTACCTGACCAAGGACTGCGCGGCCGCGCAGCTGGAGCAGGCCGTGCGCAAGGTAGCGGCCGGCGGCCGTTACCTGAGCCCCTCGATCGCCGAAAGCATCGCCTTCGAACGGCACGGAGACAGCAACGCCGAGCCGCATCTGCTGCTGTCCGACCGCGAATCCGCCGTGTTCCGGCACCTGGCCCGCGGGCTGAAAAACGCCGACATCGGCAAGCTGCTGTGCCTGAGCGTCAAGACGATCAGCACCTACAAGAGCAGGATCCTCGTCAAGATGCGCCTGCGCAACCAGGCCGACCTGATCCGCTACGCGCTCAAGCATCGCCTGATCGATGCGGACGACGACGCCGGGAACTGA
- a CDS encoding PAS domain-containing sensor histidine kinase, with translation MKPMANAPPLLDIIQSATEPIITVDAQQRIVMFNSAAERVFLCKADRAIGASLDILIPARFRDIHARHVDRFRETGVSERKMGLGSPLWGLRANGEEFPMEASISQTHSAAGVFLSIFLRDITERERVSQALLASRDELTRLSNALLHVREQEKKHIARELHDDLGQSLTALTMELAELETRLPPDDAELRGRVEAIRHLTGLTFTSLRRIAADLRPIMLDDLGLAAAVEWLVSNFVSRYGIDTDAQIEVDQGEPSKLVATALFRTVQEALTNIAKHAQATKVRVQLSCSATLCTLVVQDNGVGATPASLARKLPHALGLQGIRERVRLLHGDVSISTPRNGGFRLKAALPAQPPQPALPHWEDT, from the coding sequence ATGAAGCCTATGGCCAACGCGCCACCGCTTCTCGACATCATCCAGTCCGCCACGGAACCCATCATCACGGTCGACGCGCAGCAGCGCATCGTGATGTTCAACTCCGCGGCGGAGCGCGTTTTTCTCTGCAAGGCGGACCGCGCCATCGGCGCCAGTCTCGACATCCTGATCCCGGCGCGCTTTCGCGACATCCACGCCCGGCACGTCGACCGCTTCCGCGAAACGGGCGTGTCCGAGCGGAAAATGGGGTTGGGCTCCCCGCTGTGGGGCCTGCGCGCCAACGGGGAAGAATTTCCCATGGAAGCGTCGATCTCGCAGACGCACAGCGCGGCGGGCGTGTTCCTCTCCATCTTCCTGCGCGACATCACTGAACGCGAGCGGGTTTCCCAGGCGCTGCTGGCCTCGCGCGACGAGCTGACTCGCCTGTCCAACGCTCTGCTGCATGTGCGCGAGCAGGAAAAAAAGCACATCGCCCGGGAACTGCACGACGACCTGGGCCAGAGCCTGACCGCCCTGACCATGGAACTGGCCGAGCTGGAAACCCGGCTGCCTCCCGACGACGCCGAACTGCGCGGCCGGGTGGAAGCCATCCGTCACCTGACCGGCCTGACCTTCACCTCGTTGCGGCGCATCGCCGCCGACCTGCGGCCCATCATGCTCGACGATCTCGGACTGGCGGCGGCGGTGGAATGGCTGGTGTCGAACTTCGTCTCGCGCTACGGCATCGACACCGACGCCCAGATCGAGGTCGACCAGGGCGAACCGTCCAAGCTGGTGGCGACCGCCCTGTTCCGCACGGTCCAGGAAGCGCTGACCAATATCGCCAAGCACGCGCAGGCCACGAAGGTGCGGGTGCAGCTGTCCTGCAGCGCCACGCTGTGCACGCTGGTGGTGCAGGACAACGGCGTAGGCGCCACGCCGGCCAGCCTGGCCCGCAAGCTGCCGCACGCGCTGGGCCTGCAGGGCATCCGGGAACGGGTCAGGCTGCTGCATGGCGATGTCAGCATCAGCACGCCGCGCAATGGCGGCTTCCGCCTGAAGGCGGCCTTGCCGGCGCAACCGCCACAGCCGGCCCTGCCACACTGGGAGGACACATGA
- a CDS encoding flavodoxin family protein, with product MNRIGIVFYSRSGTGRVVADRLAELTRWPVHEVRDAAPRIGLYGDLRCIVDSVFKRKPAFRYAGPSLDSYDHVVLITPVWLRSLAAPMRAFLDTERPLLPAYSVICVMSGYGGFRAVDDIATVTGARPRSILLLKQYDVLAGESDAALCRFKRQILTAGQASDWADPVLPAVD from the coding sequence ATGAACCGCATCGGCATCGTTTTCTATTCCCGCAGCGGCACCGGCCGCGTCGTGGCCGACCGCCTGGCGGAGCTGACCCGCTGGCCGGTACACGAAGTGCGCGACGCCGCGCCCAGGATCGGGCTGTACGGCGACCTGCGCTGCATTGTGGACAGCGTGTTCAAGCGCAAGCCGGCCTTCCGCTATGCCGGGCCGTCCCTGGACTCCTACGACCACGTCGTCCTGATCACGCCGGTGTGGCTGCGCTCGCTGGCGGCGCCCATGCGGGCCTTCCTGGACACCGAGCGTCCGCTGCTGCCCGCCTACTCGGTCATCTGCGTGATGTCGGGCTATGGCGGATTTCGCGCGGTGGACGATATCGCCACCGTGACCGGCGCCAGGCCCCGTTCCATCCTGCTGCTCAAGCAATACGATGTGCTGGCCGGCGAAAGCGACGCGGCCCTGTGCCGCTTCAAGCGGCAGATCCTGACGGCCGGCCAGGCCAGCGACTGGGCGGATCCGGTCTTGCCGGCGGTCGACTGA
- a CDS encoding CBS domain-containing protein has protein sequence MTKQPYCVSARTPVSQIMRAMVDLDISAVMVIGDDGTLIGLVSEGDLVRRQDSVHQKKLDHWLAQLAEGEALNLEFLHSLQLGERAAASVMSSPVITVDESAPLARIADLLLKHAIKRVPVTREGRLVGVVSRRDILRALLAQEGQDHPARSEAL, from the coding sequence ATGACCAAGCAACCATATTGCGTCAGCGCCCGGACGCCCGTCTCCCAGATCATGCGGGCCATGGTGGACCTGGACATCAGCGCCGTCATGGTGATCGGCGACGACGGCACGCTCATCGGGCTGGTCAGCGAAGGCGATCTGGTGCGACGCCAGGACAGCGTGCACCAGAAAAAGCTGGACCATTGGCTGGCCCAGCTGGCCGAGGGAGAGGCGCTGAACCTGGAGTTCCTGCACAGCCTGCAGCTGGGCGAACGCGCCGCCGCGTCCGTGATGAGCAGTCCCGTCATCACGGTGGACGAGTCGGCGCCGCTGGCGCGCATCGCCGACCTGCTGCTCAAGCATGCCATCAAGCGCGTTCCGGTCACGCGCGAAGGCCGGCTGGTGGGCGTGGTCAGCCGCCGCGACATCCTGCGCGCGCTGCTGGCCCAGGAAGGCCAGGACCACCCCGCCCGCTCGGAGGCCCTATGA
- a CDS encoding MBL fold metallo-hydrolase RNA specificity domain-containing protein gives MPISPTLRFLGAAGTVTGSRHLLEAGGRRILLDCGLFQGVKPLRLRNWAPFPVPPADIDAVVLSHAHLDHSGYLPRLVRDGFRGPILCSPATLDLCRLLLLDSAHLQEADADYLNRHGLSRHQPALPLYTVADAQRAIAALRPVDFDTATDLPGGCGVQLTPAGHILGAAIVQIRHPGGRLVFSGDLGRYGDPLMPPPGGVAQADHLIVESTYGNRKHSAEQAADALEAVITRTVRRGGTVVIPAFAVGRAQALLYYIWQLKQAGRIARDLPVFLDSPMASGAVDVYLRHAGDQRLSAADARAAFGVATYVTEVEQSKALDSSPMPKIIVSASGMATGGRVIHHLKHYLPDPRSTVLFAGFQAEGTRGAAMLDGAATVKIHGGYVPVRAEIDSLPMLSAHADADEILRWLRGFERAPRETFIVHGEPGAADALRLRIKDELGWRCRAVEQNDVAELG, from the coding sequence ATGCCCATCTCTCCGACCCTGCGTTTCCTGGGCGCCGCCGGCACGGTGACCGGCTCGCGTCACCTGCTGGAAGCCGGCGGACGCCGCATCCTGCTCGATTGCGGCCTGTTCCAGGGCGTGAAGCCGCTGCGGCTGCGCAACTGGGCGCCGTTTCCCGTGCCGCCGGCGGATATCGACGCGGTGGTGTTGTCGCACGCGCACCTGGACCATTCCGGCTACCTGCCCAGGCTGGTGCGGGATGGATTTCGGGGACCGATTCTTTGCTCGCCCGCCACGCTGGACCTGTGCCGCCTGCTGTTGCTGGATAGCGCCCATCTGCAGGAAGCCGACGCCGACTACCTGAACCGGCACGGACTGTCCCGTCACCAGCCGGCGCTGCCGCTCTACACCGTCGCCGACGCGCAGCGCGCGATCGCGGCCTTGCGGCCGGTCGACTTCGACACGGCTACGGACCTGCCGGGCGGTTGCGGCGTCCAGCTGACCCCGGCCGGCCATATCCTGGGCGCCGCCATCGTCCAGATCCGCCATCCCGGCGGACGCCTGGTGTTTTCCGGCGACCTGGGCCGCTACGGCGATCCGTTGATGCCGCCGCCTGGCGGGGTGGCGCAAGCCGATCATCTGATCGTCGAGTCCACCTATGGCAACCGCAAGCACAGCGCGGAGCAGGCGGCCGACGCGTTGGAAGCCGTCATCACGCGCACGGTCAGGCGCGGCGGCACCGTGGTGATACCCGCGTTCGCGGTGGGGCGCGCGCAGGCGCTGCTCTACTACATCTGGCAACTCAAGCAGGCGGGGCGCATCGCCCGCGACCTGCCGGTGTTCCTGGACAGCCCGATGGCCAGCGGCGCCGTCGATGTCTATCTTCGGCACGCCGGCGACCAACGCCTGTCGGCGGCCGACGCGCGGGCGGCGTTCGGCGTGGCGACCTATGTGACCGAGGTGGAACAGTCCAAGGCGCTGGACAGCTCGCCCATGCCCAAGATCATCGTGTCGGCCAGCGGCATGGCCACCGGCGGGCGCGTGATCCATCATCTGAAGCACTACCTGCCCGATCCGCGCAGCACGGTGCTGTTCGCCGGTTTCCAGGCCGAGGGCACGCGCGGCGCGGCGATGCTGGACGGCGCCGCCACGGTCAAGATCCATGGCGGCTATGTGCCCGTGCGCGCCGAGATCGACAGCCTGCCGATGCTGTCGGCGCACGCGGATGCCGACGAGATCCTGCGCTGGCTGCGCGGGTTCGAGCGCGCGCCCCGGGAAACCTTCATCGTGCATGGCGAGCCCGGCGCCGCCGACGCGCTGCGCCTGCGCATCAAGGACGAGCTGGGCTGGCGCTGCCGGGCGGTGGAGCAGAACGACGTGGCGGAGCTGGGCTGA
- a CDS encoding LysR family transcriptional regulator, whose product MSYLLYLRSFVSVYRHSSISRAASALSLTQPAVSRHVKLLEGRLGATLFTRLPRGLAPTPAAVELERQAGPHLDALEGMLDARGAGGALAGVAHVGATSGFIALLLPALAGLHRRGLRVDLRAMPPPALLSALAERVIDVAVTPARIPHKGVEYQLLHECPQRLVCAPQWSGRLPKSAAPRGLPLIDQQGPAAPLTPYWKQVYALDPEAPALVLPDYQTALDAARAGAGLAVAPECLCRDALRAGQLVAAPQARRPPSFALYAARAKGPLSERARYCLERLTEAAARW is encoded by the coding sequence ATGTCATATCTGCTCTATCTGCGCAGCTTCGTCAGCGTCTACCGGCATAGCTCGATCTCGCGCGCCGCGTCCGCGCTGTCGCTGACCCAACCCGCCGTGTCGCGCCATGTGAAGCTGCTGGAGGGGCGCCTGGGCGCGACGCTGTTCACCCGGCTGCCTCGCGGGCTGGCGCCCACGCCGGCGGCGGTCGAGCTGGAGCGGCAAGCCGGACCGCACCTGGACGCGCTGGAGGGCATGCTGGACGCGCGGGGCGCAGGCGGCGCGCTGGCCGGCGTCGCGCATGTCGGCGCCACCAGCGGCTTCATCGCGCTGCTGCTGCCGGCGTTGGCCGGCCTGCATCGGCGTGGCCTGCGCGTGGACCTGCGCGCCATGCCGCCGCCCGCCCTGCTGTCGGCGCTGGCCGAGCGCGTGATCGACGTGGCGGTGACGCCGGCGCGGATTCCGCACAAGGGCGTGGAATACCAGCTGCTGCATGAGTGCCCGCAACGGCTGGTGTGCGCGCCGCAGTGGAGCGGCAGGCTGCCGAAAAGCGCCGCGCCCCGGGGCCTGCCGCTGATCGACCAGCAAGGCCCCGCCGCGCCGCTGACGCCCTACTGGAAGCAGGTCTACGCGCTCGATCCCGAAGCGCCGGCGCTGGTCCTGCCCGACTATCAGACCGCGCTGGACGCGGCCCGCGCCGGCGCCGGACTGGCCGTGGCGCCTGAATGCCTGTGCCGCGACGCCTTGCGGGCCGGGCAGCTGGTCGCCGCGCCGCAGGCCCGGCGTCCGCCGTCTTTCGCCCTGTACGCCGCGCGCGCCAAGGGACCGCTGTCCGAGCGCGCGCGTTACTGCCTGGAACGATTGACCGAGGCGGCGGCGCGCTGGTAG
- a CDS encoding SDR family NAD(P)-dependent oxidoreductase: MTTHSSTISLYPDLRGKVALVTGGSRGIGAATCRALAASGAKVAVNGRDEAAIQAVVASIRDAGGQAMAAPADCANLADTRRMAGELRQAWGEPDLLAAFAGGGTGRPQPLGEISEQDWRSSLDNNLTSTFFTLQCFLPGMMARGAGSAVTMASAGGRVASGAPAGYGAAKAGVIMLTRHAAVEAGPAGVRVNCLSPSAVLTERTALRMPDAQRRAMLPAFPLGRLGEPDDVAAAALFLLSSASGWITGVTLDVAGGRVMV, translated from the coding sequence ATGACGACCCATTCATCCACGATCTCCCTCTATCCCGACCTGCGCGGCAAGGTCGCGCTGGTGACCGGCGGCTCGCGCGGCATCGGCGCGGCGACGTGCCGGGCCCTGGCCGCCAGCGGCGCGAAAGTGGCCGTCAACGGTCGCGACGAGGCGGCGATCCAGGCCGTGGTCGCCTCGATCCGGGACGCCGGCGGCCAGGCCATGGCGGCGCCCGCCGATTGCGCCAACCTGGCGGACACGCGACGCATGGCCGGGGAACTGCGCCAGGCCTGGGGCGAGCCGGACCTGCTGGCGGCCTTCGCCGGCGGCGGCACGGGCCGGCCGCAGCCGCTGGGCGAGATCAGCGAGCAGGACTGGCGCTCCAGCCTCGACAACAACCTGACGTCCACGTTCTTCACGCTGCAATGCTTCCTGCCGGGCATGATGGCGCGCGGCGCGGGCAGCGCGGTGACAATGGCCTCGGCCGGCGGCCGCGTGGCCTCGGGCGCGCCGGCCGGCTACGGCGCGGCCAAGGCTGGGGTCATCATGCTGACGCGGCATGCCGCCGTGGAAGCGGGGCCGGCGGGCGTGCGGGTCAATTGCCTGTCGCCGTCGGCGGTGCTGACCGAGCGGACCGCCTTGCGCATGCCGGATGCGCAGCGCCGCGCCATGCTGCCGGCGTTTCCGCTGGGGCGCCTGGGCGAGCCGGATGATGTGGCGGCGGCGGCCTTGTTCCTGCTGTCGTCGGCGTCGGGGTGGATCACCGGGGTGACGCTGGATGTGGCGGGGGGGAGGGTGATGGTTTGA